The genomic interval TCGCCACCTGGATGTCCATTTCCTCGGCCACGCCCAGGCAACAGTCGATGGCTGCCGGGGTCGAGCCCCAGTCCTCGTGCAGTTTCAGGCCGACGGCGCCCGCCGCGATCTGCTCGCGCAATGCCTCGGGGCGCGACGCATTGCCTTTGCCCAGCAGGCCAATATTGATGGGCAGGCTGTCGGCGGCCTGGAGCATGCGCGCCAGGTACCACGGGCCAGGGGTGCAGGTGGTGGCGTTGGTACCGGTGGCCGGCCCCGTGCCGCCACCGATGAAGGTGGTGACGCCGCTGGTAAGGGCCTCCTCCACCTGCTGCGGGCAGATGAAGTGGATGTGCGAGTCGATGCCGCCAGCGGTGACGATCTTGCCTTCGGCAGCGATCACCTCGGTGCCTGGGCCGACTGGCACGGTGACCCCTGGTTGCACATCGGGGTTGCCGGCCTTGCCAATGGCAGCGATGCGGCCGTGCTTGACGCCGATGTCTGCCTTGACGATACCCCAGTGATCGATGATCAACGCGTTGGTCAGCACCAGGTCCATGGCTTCGGCCGCCAGCATCTGGCCTTGCCCCATGCCATCGCGGATGACCTTGCCACCGCCGAACTTGACCTCTTCGCCATACACGGTGAAGTCTTTCTCGACCTCCACCCACAGCGCGGTATCGGCCAGGCGCACGCGGTCGCCCACGGTGGGGCCGAACATGTCGGCATAGGCCTGGCGGGAAATACGGCTCATGCCCTGCCCTCCAGTGCGCCCATCACCTTGCCCTGGAAGCCATAGACCTCGCGCTTGCCGGCATAGGCAACCAGTTGCACGGTGCGGGCCTGGCCCGGTTCGAAGCGCACGGCGGTGCCGGCTGGAATGTCCAGGCGAAAGCCCAGGGTAGGCGCACGCTCGAACACCAGTGCGTCGTTGACCTCGTAGAAGTGGTAGTGCGAGCCGACCTGCACGGGCCGGTCGCCGTGGTTGGCCACGCTGACGCTCACCGTCGCGCGGCCGCTGTTGAGCTCGATGTCGCCGGCGGCGACCTGGATTTCACCTGGGATCATGCTGGGCTCCTGGGCTGTATCAGACGATAGGGTCATGCACGGTCACCAGTTTGGTGCCATCGGGGAAGGTCGCCTCGACCTGCACGTCGTGGATCATTTCAGCGACGCCGGGCATAACTTGCTCATGGCTCAACACTTCACGGCCCAGGCTCATCAGCTCGGCCACCGTGCGGCCATCCCGGGCGCCCTCGAGCACGGCGGCACTGATCAGCGCCACCGCTTCCGGGTAGTTGAGTTTCAGGCCGCGGGCCAGGCGCCGCTCCGCCAGCAACGCGGCGGTGAACAGCAGCAGTTTGTCTTTCTCTCTTGGGGTCAGCTCCATGGCGCTTCTCTCAGGTAGCCCAGATACGCGGCGGGCATGCCGGTAGGCCGAGGACGGCCGGGCGCAAGGCATGCCAGAGGCGTTGCAAGGTGTGTTGCAGGTGTTGGTTGTCGTGGTCGAGCAGGCGGATGACCAGCAGCGAGCCGATCAGGGTGGCGCCAGCGGGGTTGTCCAGCTCATCGAGCAAGGCCCGGACGTGGTCCAGCAGCGCAGGGTCCGCCGGGGCGGCGCAAAAGGTGGCGACCAAGGGATGCCCACCGAGCTTGCCTAATTGCCCGCCTTCGATGCGCAGGCGCTCGTACAGGCCTGGGTCATCGGGCATTTCGATGTGCAAGCGGCTGTCGAGGGCGCCGTGATCGAAGCGCTCATTCATCACCGGGCGGCCCAGGCACAGGGTTTCCCAGGCCAGCAACCGGGCGCCTGGCGCCAGGGTGAAGCGGCTGTCGAGGCTGGCACGGGCACCGGCGAAGAAAATGCTGTCTTGAGGCAGCCATTCCAGGGTGCTGTCGGCGGCCAGGTGAAAACGCTGGGCCAGCCGTGCGGTGGGGCCAATGCTGCGGTAGAACTTGCTCGCGCCGGGCATGGTCAGCAAGGCGTGGCTGCCAGGTTCAAGGTGGATGTCGAGTTCCAGCCGGTCACCGGCAACGATGCCGCCGGGCGGATGCAGCACATAGACATGGCACGGCGCGCCCTCGGGATAGAAAGGCCGCTGCACCAAAAGAGGTCCAAAATGCCGCCGCGCACCAAGGCGGGTCACACCGTCGCGATGGGTAAAGCGCAACTGCAGGAAGGCGCTCCAGCCTGCGTCGTCTTGTTGTTGTTCGATCTGCTCCGCGAGCGACATCCTGCGGCCCCTGATATCCGTGGCCTGGTGGCCGTTTAGAGGGCCAGGCAGGCGGCGCTTGAGGGCTGCCAGCCTGACCACTCGATCAAATTCTCAGGCTGGATATAGCAGGTTGCGGGCCAACTACGCAGGTGAACAAAAATGAAATCGTCAGCGCGACCGCTCTGGCATCGGGCACACAGGGGTGGCGCGCACAAAGCGAGGGCGCACGAAGGCCCTGTTTCGGTGCCCGAATGTAATGAGCTCTGTTTTTTCTAGGAGCAGCCTTTTGCTGCGAAGAGGCCGGTGTAAGCACCTGCAATCTCCACTGCTTACAACGGCCTCTTCGCAGCACAAGGCTGCTCCTACAGACAGCTAGGCAGTGAGGCTTCAGTAATCGAAGCGGTCTACCGCCCGCCGCCGTTCGTTGTCATCCCGGCGATCGTAACTGGCCGTGGTCTGGATATTGGCATGGTGCGCGAGCTTCTGGGCAATCGACAGGTCGTGCTCTTCAATAACCCGGGTGATGAATGCACGGCGAAAATCATGGGGCATGATCTTCACACCCACCTGGGCACCGCGTTGGCGCGCAATGTAGTAGATCGCATGCTTGGTGATGCGGGCGCGGGTAATGTGGTTGCCCCGGCGAATGCGGTTGAACAGGAACGGGTCGTCCGCTGCCCCCTCCGGCAAATCGTTGCGACGCAGGTCCAGCCACGCCTGCAGCTTTTCGAACGCCCAAGGCGGCGCATACTTGATCAACTGCCGGTTGCCCTTGCCCAGTACCTGCAGGCTGCGAGCGTCGAAGTCGACCTGGTCCAGGTCGATGTCGACCGACTCCGACTTGCGCATGCCGGTGCCGTACAGCAAGGCAATGATCGCCGCGTCCCGCACACCTTGCGGCCGAGGGTCGGCCGCGCACACGTCCATCAACTCACGGATCAGGCTGCGCCGCAGGTTGCGCCCCGGTGGCAGGCGGCTACCGGTCGCCGGCTTGACCTCGCGGATCCTCAACAGCTGCTCATGGTCGATCAGGCCCTGGCGCCACGCCTCGTTCATCACCCCACGCACCGCATTCACATACAGCGACGAACTGTTAGGGGCGTACCCATCCTCGCGCAATGCCGCTACCAAGCCGATCACATGCCCAGGTTCGAGCAAGTGCCACGGTACATCGACAAGGTTGCAGTCGACGAAACCCAGCCGGTCGGCCGCGTCCTGAAGGATGTAGCGCATGGTTTGCTGGCTCGACGGTGCCAGGCGGGCCATGTACTGCAGCAGCGGGTTTTTCGAGAGATCGGTCACAACGTGAATCCTGTAGCGACGCTTGGACCGGTACGGGGGCAGCCAAAGCGTGAAGCGAGTCTATTCGACATGAAAGCAAGCCCAAATGACAACGCATGGCCATTCGGGCTTGGAGCAGTGCCATCACCTTGATATTCAAGGGGTTTGAAGACGGCGCGGAGGGTAATGTTACCCCAACTGACGCCCGCATAACGAACCCAAGCCCGCCTACCCGTCCACAGCTTGACCAGCAGTGAACGGCGCCAAGGGCAGCGGCAAGCGTCACGCACCGCCCGACCGCCACCAACTGGGAAACATTTGCTGAACCCGTGGTTCGGCAAAGCGTTCGTCGATCAACACCAGCACGCCTTGGTCCTGGTCCCCCCGAATGACCCTGCCCGCCGCCTGAATGACCTTGCGCACGCCTGGGTAGAGGTAGGCGTAATCAAAGCCTGCGCCAAACTGGCGCCCCAGGCGCTGCTTGAACTGCTCGTTGACAGGGTTGACCTGGGGCAGCCCGAGGGTCGCGACAAACGCCCCGATCAAGCGCGTGCCGGGTAAATCGACCCCTTCCCCGAACGCGCCCCCCAGCACCGCAAAACCCACCCCGCAGCCATCCGCTACGAAGCGGTCGAGAAATGCCTGACGCGCCTCTTCATCCATGCCTGCCGCCTGCGCCCACAGGGGAATGTCGGCATGCCGCTCTGCCAGCAAGCCGGCCACCTGCTGCAGGTATTCGAAGCTGCTGAAAAAGGCCAGGTAGTTACCGGGCATGCGCTGGTACTGCTCGGCGATCAGCTCGACGATTGGCGCCAGCGAAGCCTGGCGTTCTCGGTAACGGGTCGAGACCTGGCTGGCGATGCGTACTTCGAGTTGTTCGGCGCGAAACGGCGCTGCCACCTCCAACCAGGCCGTGTCGGCCGGCATGCCGAGCAAGTCGCTGTAGAAATGCCGAGGGCTCAGCGTGGCGGAAAACAGCGTCACACTGCGCGCCGCCTGCATGCGTGGGGCCAGCAGCCGCGCCGGGGTGACATTGCGCAGGCACAGGGTGGCCAGGCGCCGCTTGCGCTGGCCTTCGCGCTGGCTGATGTCGAAGATGAAATGCTCGTCGAACAATTCAGCCACCCGGCTGAACTGCAACGCCTGGTAGAAGAACTGCAGCACTTGCGCATCTACCTCGGCTGGTGCCTGATTCATGCGCTCCTGGATCAGCCCGATGCACTGCTGCAGGGCGCGTATGAAGGCCTCCGGCAACTGCTCGCTGGCCTGATACGGTGCACGCTGCTCTTTGTACA from Pseudomonas kermanshahensis carries:
- a CDS encoding urease subunit gamma encodes the protein MELTPREKDKLLLFTAALLAERRLARGLKLNYPEAVALISAAVLEGARDGRTVAELMSLGREVLSHEQVMPGVAEMIHDVQVEATFPDGTKLVTVHDPIV
- a CDS encoding urease subunit beta, yielding MIPGEIQVAAGDIELNSGRATVSVSVANHGDRPVQVGSHYHFYEVNDALVFERAPTLGFRLDIPAGTAVRFEPGQARTVQLVAYAGKREVYGFQGKVMGALEGRA
- a CDS encoding urease accessory protein UreD; translated protein: MSLAEQIEQQQDDAGWSAFLQLRFTHRDGVTRLGARRHFGPLLVQRPFYPEGAPCHVYVLHPPGGIVAGDRLELDIHLEPGSHALLTMPGASKFYRSIGPTARLAQRFHLAADSTLEWLPQDSIFFAGARASLDSRFTLAPGARLLAWETLCLGRPVMNERFDHGALDSRLHIEMPDDPGLYERLRIEGGQLGKLGGHPLVATFCAAPADPALLDHVRALLDELDNPAGATLIGSLLVIRLLDHDNQHLQHTLQRLWHALRPAVLGLPACPPRIWAT
- a CDS encoding site-specific integrase, yielding MTDLSKNPLLQYMARLAPSSQQTMRYILQDAADRLGFVDCNLVDVPWHLLEPGHVIGLVAALREDGYAPNSSSLYVNAVRGVMNEAWRQGLIDHEQLLRIREVKPATGSRLPPGRNLRRSLIRELMDVCAADPRPQGVRDAAIIALLYGTGMRKSESVDIDLDQVDFDARSLQVLGKGNRQLIKYAPPWAFEKLQAWLDLRRNDLPEGAADDPFLFNRIRRGNHITRARITKHAIYYIARQRGAQVGVKIMPHDFRRAFITRVIEEHDLSIAQKLAHHANIQTTASYDRRDDNERRRAVDRFDY